From Thermofilaceae archaeon, the proteins below share one genomic window:
- a CDS encoding aldo/keto reductase gives MAQRAAELGINFFDTAMVYGNGKNEKLLDGSLKELPVGCDSIVASTKIPGGLFNPPISREQSGRA, from the coding sequence GTGGCGCAGCGGGCGGCCGAGCTAGGGATAAATTTCTTCGACACAGCTATGGTTTACGGCAATGGGAAGAACGAGAAGCTGCTCGACGGATCGCTTAAAGAGCTTCCTGTAGGCTGCGATAGTATCGTTGCGTCCACGAAAATTCCGGGCGGGCTCTTCAACCCACCGATATCCCGCGAGCAGTCAGGAAGAGCATAG
- a CDS encoding aldo/keto reductase codes for MEYTTLGKTGLKISRIGLGAWQFSEAWGVTEYDRAKAIVRRALELGINFFDTAMVYGNGLSEAALGKALRELGVKRDEVVVTTKIPGDFLNPIDIPKAVEKSVKLLGLGYIDALLVHWPPAWHNYPTYVYARSLERLVNVGLVRHLGLSNFPVELVESFRNSLSRTDVEVFQYRYNLVERWAEEEIVPYAERCQITLQAWSPIAKGALSGKYTLDNLPRFADVRAADPVFHPENFRKVWEVVKLLRDIGEKYGKTPTQVALNWLIVSSPIVVPIPGAKAPEQVDDLAGAVGWRLKAEDWRLLDEASRAVSISYSVGYIERELKL; via the coding sequence GGAGTTACAGAGTACGATAGAGCTAAAGCCATAGTGCGGAGAGCTCTCGAGCTCGGGATCAACTTCTTTGACACTGCGATGGTCTATGGCAATGGCTTAAGCGAGGCTGCGTTGGGAAAAGCCCTGAGGGAATTGGGAGTTAAACGTGATGAAGTGGTGGTAACCACGAAGATCCCCGGGGATTTCCTCAATCCGATCGATATACCGAAAGCCGTAGAGAAATCCGTTAAGCTGCTGGGTCTCGGCTACATCGACGCTCTGCTGGTCCACTGGCCTCCAGCGTGGCACAACTACCCAACCTACGTCTACGCTAGGAGCTTGGAGCGGCTTGTGAACGTTGGCCTAGTGAGGCATCTTGGCTTGAGCAACTTCCCCGTGGAACTCGTAGAGAGTTTTAGGAACAGCCTATCGAGAACTGACGTTGAAGTGTTCCAATACAGGTACAACCTGGTCGAGAGGTGGGCAGAGGAGGAGATCGTCCCTTACGCGGAGCGCTGCCAAATAACGCTTCAGGCATGGAGCCCGATAGCTAAAGGAGCTTTAAGCGGCAAGTACACGCTCGATAACCTGCCAAGATTTGCCGACGTGAGAGCAGCGGATCCCGTGTTTCACCCCGAAAACTTCCGCAAAGTCTGGGAAGTCGTCAAGCTCCTCAGGGACATTGGCGAGAAGTACGGTAAGACTCCAACGCAGGTGGCTCTGAATTGGCTCATCGTGTCGAGCCCCATCGTCGTTCCAATACCTGGAGCAAAAGCGCCGGAGCAGGTGGACGACTTAGCCGGTGCGGTCGGCTGGAGATTGAAAGCAGAGGATTGGCGGCTGCTCGACGAAGCTAGCAGAGCGGTGAGCATCTCCTACTCTGTGGGCTACATCGAGCGTGAATTAAAGCTCTAA